The genomic stretch TCACCTGATTACGGTCCGCCTTGACGATCGCGGCACCGCTCGAGGCCTCGACCTCGACGACGAGGTTGCGGTCCTGCAACTCCTGTCCCTGCACTTTGAGCACCTCCTCGAGCGTGTCGACGAGGTCGACGGTTTGCAGATCGGGCGGACGCGGCCGGATGGCTTCGAGGAAGTTGCGCACGATCTCGTCGAGGCGGGTCACTTCGTTCTGACACACCTCGAGCGAGCTGCGCATCTTTTCGAGCGCCGCCGCGGACGCGCTCTTGCGCAACGACCTCTGCATGAGCTGCAGGTGGATCGTGAGCGAGTTGAGCGGATTGCCGATCTCGTGCGCCACGCCGGCGGCGAGCAGGAGGATGGACGAAACCTTTTCGCTCTCGATCCGGTCACGGGTGGACAACACCTCCTGTGTGACGTCGCCGAGGATGACGGCGAAGCGCGGCGTGACCTCTTGGTGGTCCTCGCCGTCCTCGGTGAACGGCACGATGTAGAGCCGCACGATGCGCGGCTCGGGATACGTCAGCTCCACTTCGCGCGAGAGCGCGGAGCGGCCCGTGAGGTCCTCGCCCGGCGCGAGGTCGAGCGACTGCCTCAACCCCGGCACGAGGCGCCAGAGCGAGGCACGGCCGACGTCCTGCTCCTTGAGCGCGACCATGCGCATGGCGGCGAGGTTGGCATAGTCGATCAGACCGTCGCGATCGACCACGAGCACGCCCTCGCGGATGGCGTCGAACACCGCCTCGAAAAACGTCCGCTCGCGAGCGAGTCGTTGGACGAGGTTGGCGAGATTGACGGGGTCGAGATTGTCGATCCGTCCGAGAACACGGTCGAGGGTGCGTGTCTTGCGCGGCACGTCGCATACATGCAACGCCGCCCCGCCGGCTGGCAAGGGGCTACGCTACGACGCGCGTCGACTGCGCTCGGCGCGATCCGCGCGACGCAAGCGACGTTTCAAGTCCTCCGCCTCCCGTCCCCCGATGGCACCCGGGCAGCCGCAGCCTTCGTGACGGTTGCGTCGTTTCCACGCCGCGCGGGCCAACAACGTCGCCGAGACGACGACGATCACGGGTGCGACCCAAGTCTGCCAGTCGAACTCCATCCTGCCTCGCTCAACCCCAGCCGAGCGCACGCCCGCCTTGGTGGATCACCAGCGCGGCGAGGTAGGCGAAGCCGGTCATGTAACCGAGTTGGAACAGCGGCCAGCGCCACGAGCCCGTCTCACGCCGCACCACGACCGTGGTACTGATGCATTGCATGGCGAAAACGTAGAACACCATCAGCCCGAGGCAAACCAGCGGCGTGAACACCGCCCGACCGTCCTCCCAACGCGCGTCCAGCAGCGCGTCGCGCAATGGCCGCGCATCCGCCTCCGCGTCTTCTTCGACCGAGTACACCACCGCCATCGACGAGACGAAAACCTCGCGCGCCGCGAACGAACTGATCAGCCCGATGCCGATCTGCCAGTTGAACCCGAGCGGAGCGATGACCGGCTCCATCGCGTGACCCAGTCGACCGGCGACGCTGTGGGCGATCGCCGAATCGCCGTCCGCCAGCGCCGCGTCGTCGATTTTCGGATACGTCGTCAACGCCCACAGCAGAATGGAAATCCCGAGGATGATCGTGCCGGCCTTGCGCAAGAACGCCATCGCACGTTCGTACATGTGCAACAGCACGTTGCGCAGCGAAGGCAGGCGGTACGGCGGCAGCTCCATGATCATGAGCGGAGGCGCGCCTTTCAGGAGAAATCGCTTGAAGACCCACGCGAACGCGAACGCCCCGAGCGTACCCAGCGCATACATACCGAACATGATCCCCGTCTTCTGCCACGCCGAGACCGCCTCGCTGGGAAACAGCGCCGCGATCAACAGAAGATACACCGGCAGACGCGCGGAGCAGCTCATGAGCGGTGCCACGAGGATGGTCACGAGCCGGTCCTTCGGCTCCTCGATCGTGCGCGCCGACATGATGCCCGGAATGGCGCATGCGTAGGAACTGAGCAGCGGGATGAACGACTTTCCGTTGAGCCCCACCTTGCTCATCAGCCGGTCCATGATGAACGCCGCGCGCGCCATGTAGCCACTCGACTCGAGCAGTCCGATGAAGAAGAACAGGATCAATATCTGCGGGAGGAAGATGACCACGCCACCCACCCCGGCCACGACTCCATCCGTGAGCAGGTCGCGCACATCTCCGGCCGGCATGGCGTCGCGCACGAGGTCGGACAGCCAGGCGACGCCGGCGTCGATCCAGTTCATCGGTGCCTCGGCGAAAGAGAAGATGGAGAGAAACAAGAACGCCATCACCGCCGACAGCGCCACCCATCCCCAGAATGGATGCACGAGCACGGCGTCGATCCGGTCGGAGACGGTCTCCCCCGTGGTCTCTCCGCGTCGTACCGTCCGCTCGCAGATGCCCCCGATCGCCTCGTAGCGCGCGCCGATGATGGCGCCACGCCAGTCGAACTCCTCGGCGCGCCAGCGCGCCGTCCATTCGGCGAGACGGGCGTGAGCGGCCTCCGGCGAATGCCGCGAACCGGCGACTTCCAGTTCCTCCTTGTCCTGTTCGGTGAGCAGCAGCAGCGCCTCCGCTCGGGCGCGGGCCGACGGTTCGGTGTGCGGCCGTCGGGTGGCGGCGTCCGCGATGTATACGACCGCCGGCTCGACCGCGGCCGGGAGCGGCAGGCGCCAAGCCGACGGCGGCAGCGCCTCCCGACTCATGACGAGGCGCAGCTCACGCACGCCTTTGCCCGAAGCCGCTTCGCAACAGACCACCGGCACGCCGAGCTCACGCTCGAGGGCAGCAGCGTCCACCGACACCGAACGCAACGCGGCAAGATCCATCATGTTCAACACGAGGATCGTCGGCAGGCCGAGTTCGATCACCTGCGTGGCGAGGTAGAGGTTGCGCTCGAGATTGCTGGCATCGACCACACAGACCACACGATCCGGTTGGGGCGTGTCGGCGCGTCGGCCGAGAAGCACGTCGCGCATGATCGCTTCGTCCGGAGAACGGGCCGCGAGGCTGTACGATCCCGGCAGATCGATCAGGCGCATCAGCTTCCCGTGTTGGGAGAAGCATTCGCCAACCTTCTTCTCGACCGTGACGCCCGGGTAGTTGCCCACCTTCTGGCGCAGGCCGGTGAGGGCGTTGAAGAGCGTGGTCTTGCCGCAGTTGGGATTGCCGACGAGGGCGAAGACCGGCAGATGTCCACCGACCGCGGTGCGCGATCCGGACGTTTCGGAAGGCAGGGGGGAAGACTCCACGAAGACGGTTGTTCGGTTCAACAGGGGGCGACTTCGATCAGGTCGGCCTCCTCTTTGCGCAAGGTGAGATGGTAGCCTCGCACTTCGATTTCGATCGGGTCGCCCAAAGGTGCACGGCGCACGAGCTTGATCTTCGTGCCGGGAAGCAGACCCATCTCGCGGAGACGAAGAAACGTCGTGCCGCCGGCGGGTAGTTTGCGCAACTGCGCGGTCGCCCCGGCGGCGAGACTGGAAAGACGGACCGAGACGGTCGAATTCGGCTGCTCCATGCCCGGCGAAAACGCTTTCGGATCAACGCAACCCGCCGATCGGCTCGACGTGGATATTGTCGCCGAACGCGCGATGCAGGGCGATGCGCGTGCCGCAGACCTGACACACCAGCGCGCCGTGCCCCGCCAAACGCGAGATTACGGCCGACTCGCAAAACCCCATCTCGCGCAACCGCTGGCACACGTGCTCCTGACCGTCCAGACGCGCCACCCGCGCATCGGTCCCGGCAGGCAGCCGAGAGAGCGGGATGACGGAGGACGACAGCGGAAGCGCGTTCATGCGAGCGCGACGAGACCGAAACTGAGACTCGATTTCAACGACAAATGTGGCGGTATCAGTGTCGTTTTCGAGGGTCATCCGAAACGTTGATGACCCGTCTAGAGCAACCGCCCGCGGATCGCTCAGCGGAGGCGGAAGTAACGATCCCGGTTGAACAAGAAGTAGTGGTCGAACGGCTGCAGACGCGGCAGCACCGCGTACGGATTGCCCTCCGAGTCGACCTTTTCCTCGAGTTCCGCCCGGAACACGGGCCGAGAACCGAAGCGGTCCGGATTCCTGTCCATCGAAGTCTCCCAGATGGTGTGCACCACTTCGTCGGCCCACTTCAACTTCACCGCCTCGTCTCCGAACTCGCGCCAATCGCCGTCGCTGTTGCGCGCGTACATGCGCTTGATGAATTCATCGAGACTGAGCCCCATCTTGGCCGCGATGGGCTGCGCGAGGCGACGCCACCACTGCTGGGCTTCTTCGAGGAGTTCCTTCTGCTGCGTGAGATTACCCCCGCCGAGCCATGCGATCTGGTGGTGCAGGATGACGGAATTCGGATACACGAAGGACCGCTCCGCCAGCGTCGTGATCGTGGCCGCCATGCTCGCGGCGAACGACTTCACGACGACGTAGACCGGAGCCTGGCTTCCCTCCATCGCCTTGAGGATCTTGTATCCCGCCATGACCGATCCGCCCGGCGAGGAGTCGATCACGATGAAGATCGGGTATTCGGTGCTCTGATTGTTGAAGTAGTCGATCCGCTCGGCGACGAGGTCGGCCGTGAACGGCACGATCACTCCGTTGAGCGCGATCCGCCGATCGCTGATGAGAAGAACTCCGTCGGAGAAAGGCTCCTTCGAGTACTTCGGGGTCTCCGGGACGAGGTCGCGCAAGACCTCGGCTTTCTCCCGTCGTTGGAGTTCCGACTGGAGCCGAGCCACGTCCATCTCCAACTCGGCCTTCTGGATCTTGAACTCGGCCTCCTGAAGGCGCATCGAGGCCATGCGGGACTCGACCTTCTGGTTCGCGATCGAGTTCGCGAGCTTGAGGCGCTCGTCCTCGGCGCGAAGCGCAGCGAGTTCGCGATCCAGCTCGTCCTTTCGGCGGGCGGCTTCGAGACTGGCTTGCCGATTCAGCGACTCGATCTGGAGCGAGAGGCGGTCGAGTTCGGTCCGCGTCTCCGCGACCTCCGCGCTCAGCCGCTCGGACCGCAGGCTGTTGCTCAACGACAAGCGCTGTTTCTCGGCCTCGAGCTCGAAGAGTTCGCGGCGCAGGCGCTCTTGCGCGAGCGAGTTTTCGGCGGCGAGTTTTTCGCGTTCCTTCCGCATCCGTTCGAGCTCCGGATCCTTGGCGTCGACCGCCGGAGACGGCGCGGAAGCTCCCACGACGGTTTCCTCGGCCGGTGCAATGGCCACGAGCGGTTCGGCTTCGCCGGGCGCGGCAGCCGGAGCATCGGCCGTGACGATCACTTCCTCGATTCCGGCCGCCGAACCCACGTGGGGTCCGAGGGAGAGGAACGCGCACACAAGGACACCGCGAAACGAACGACGGCCACGAGACGGATTCACCATGGGAGCACAGATGGAGGTTTTTGTCCGGAATTCAACCCCACGCGCACGCACACGCAGCCGAGCCGCCGGAGGCCGGTAGACGCGCGCACGAAAACGCTCGTTACGTTCTCGCAACGATCCCGCGACTTCGCCCACCGTGGAAGGGTCCATGCTCTCCACGACACTCGCGATCCTCGGCAGCCTCGGCATGTTCCTCTTCGGGATGAGGGTCATGAGCGAGGCCCTCCAAAAGCTCTCGGGCGAAAGGTTGCGCTCGATGGTCCGGGCCATGACGGGCAACCGGTTCGTCGGGGTCGGCACGGGTTTCACGGTCACCTGCCTCGTGCAGTCGTCGTCTGCTTCGACGGTGATGATCGTGAGTTTCGTCAACGCCGGGCTACTCACGTTGCTCGAGTCGATCGGCCCCATCCTAGGTGCCAATCTCGGCACGACGACGACGTTCTGGCTGGTTTCGTTTCTCGGCTTCAAGTTCAGCGTCTCGAGCATCGCCCTGCCGATCATCGGCATCGGTTTCCCTCTGCTCTTCATCAAGAAGTCGAAGGTCAGCGACACGGGCGAGTTCCTGATCGGTTTCGGTCTGCTTTTCCTCGGCCTGCTCTTCCTCAAGGACTCGGTGCCCGATATCCGCGGAAACACCGAGGCCCTCGCGTTCATCCAGAGCTTCACCGATCGGGGTATCGTCTCGGTCCTTGCCTTTTTCGTCTTCGGCACGGTCCTGACCATCATCGTACAGTCGTCGTCGGTCGCAGGCGCGATCACGATCACGATGGCCGCCAAAGGGTGGATCGATTATCCCTCCGCTGCCGCGATCATCCTCGGCGAAAACGTCGGCACGACGATCACTGCCAACCTCGCGGCGATCACCGCCAACACCGCCGCCAAACGCGCCGCCCTCGCCCACTTTTGTTTCAACATCATCGGTGTCGTCTGGGCCATCGCGCTGTTCGCGCCCTTCGCCAGCCTGATCGATCTTCTCGTCCCGGGCGACTCCGCCGATCCCGCCAACATCCCGCTGCACATGGCGGGCTTCCACACGATGTTCAACTTGATCAACATCGCGCTCGTCATCGGCTTCGTGCCCCAACTGGCGAAACTGGTCGAGAGGCTGATCCCCGAGCGGCCGAAGCCGCGCTCCGAACACCTCAAGTTCCACTCTTCCGCCATTCCGCAGACCGGCGAACTCAACATCGCCGAAGCCGAGGAAGACGTCCGCGGTATGGGCCGTCTCACGCGCGAGTTGCTCGAAGGTTTCGTCTCGATCTTCGAGACTCCGGGTCCCGACGTCACCGAACGCCTCGCTCGTCTGGAAAAAGCCGAGGAACGCAGCGACAAGAAGGCGTTCGAGATCACCGACTATCTGTTGAAGTGCTCCGCCGGCCACCTCAGCGAGTCGACGCTCACCCGCGTCTCGTCCCTCATGCGCGTGGTCGCGGAACTCGAGGACATCTGCGACTGCGGCTACCGTCTGTGCGTCCTCGCCGAGCGCAAGGCGCGCAAGAATCGCCAACTGCCGCCCGAGACGCTGCGCGAAATCCGCGCCTTCGCCGACGTGCTCTTCCAGTTCATGGACTTCTGGTCCGGCTGCATCGGTCGCCCGGTCACGAGTAGCGACATGGAAACCGCGTTTCAGCTCGAAAGCTTCATCGACCAGTCGCGCAAACGCCTCCGCAAGGAATCGTTGCGCCGCATGCAAGCCAGCGGCGACGCGATCAAGGCCGAGCTTCTCTACATCGACATCCTCAACAACATGGAGAGCATCGGTAACCACAGCCTCAACATCCTGCAGGCCCTTCGCCACCGGGAGTGAGGCCGGCTGCGGCGCGTTGCGGAACCCCGTGTTTCGGGCGATTCGGATTGCCCGTCGACGTCGAAGAAAAACCGCAAAAACGGCTTGCCTGGGGGTTTCACGAGCCTTTCCCTCACCGCTCTTCTACGCGCCCGTAGCTCAATTGGATAGAGCGTCTGACTACGGATCAGAAGGTTTGGGGTTCGACTCCCTACGGGCGCGCCATTTTCGGGTCGAAAGGACGGATCGATCGTTCGTTCTCACTCCTCCCTCTGGAAATCGTCGTTTCCAGCCAATCGTCTCTCTTGAACCGGCCGGCGATCGCTTCGACTTCCAGCGTAGCGCCGAGGGTTCCCGCACATGGCGCACGAGCAGCCACAAGGAGTCGTGACCATTTTGCCTACGTGTCGCGGAGTCGGCTCGAGTCCCCGCGCGCGCGTCCGTGCGGCGACGCGCGCCACGAGGGCGGCCCTACGGTGACGACGCCAAGCGCGTCCTCGTTTGTGTTCGTTTCGTGATTCCATGGTCGACATCGCCTTCGCCCGCCACCTCGGCGGGCTCGCGCGGTCGACTATCCACGACTGGTTCGATCAGTAGCACGGACTCACCCTGACCGTCTGGAGGTGCTTGCGCAAGCCAGTCGGTCGTCCGTGCCCGCACGCGCTCCAGAACGAAGGCGGTCTGTCGATACCAAGCTTGCTCCCCATGAAACGCACCTGGCCTGCTCCTCTCGGCGAAAACACCATTCCGTTCTACCGCACGCTCGGCTTCTCCACGCCCGCGTTCGAAACCAGACGATCGTCCGATCGAGGCGCTTCGATGCGCCGCTTTCCGAGTGCCGAAAATACCCGGCAGCCCGTCGCACGCACGACTCCGTGGTGGATGGCGGCCGGCGAAGACTCCGATCCCACCCCACCCGAGGCGGCCTGAGAGCCTCGGCAGGCTCGCTCCTCGACATTGCCTGCGCGAGCGATCGAAGATCGCCGCGTGACCCCGCTTCGAGCTCTCCCACACCTCGCGCTCGTCGTCCTTTCGCTCGGCTTCGCCACTGGCGCGCGCTCCGCAGACGTTGCCGCACCTGAACCCGAGGTCCTCCTGCTCTGGCCCGAGGGCGTCCCCGACCTGCGGGCCGACGCCGCTCCCGAGAGAGTCGACCAAGCCCGCGTCTCCGCCGTCCACTTTCCGACTCTCACGGTGCACCGTCCCCGCCCCGAACACGCGGTCGGCACCGCGGTCGTCGTCTGCCCCGGCGGCGGCTACGGACGCCTCGCGATCGACCACGAAGGCACTGCCGTGGCGCGTTGGCTCGCCGACCGCGGCGTGGTGGCCTTCGTGCTTCGGTATCGGCTTTCCGAATACGGACATCCCGCGCCGCTCCGCGACGTCTCTCGAGCGATCCGCACCGTACGCCGCGACGCGAAACGCTTCGGGGTCGCGCCCGATCGTATCGGCGTGGTCGGGTTCTCCGCAGGCGGACACTTGGCTGGTTCCGCCGCCACGCTCTTCGCGCATGCCGACGGCCGCACCGGCGCCCCGCTCGACGAAATCGACGCACGTCCCGACTTCGCCGCGTTGATCTATCCGGTCGTCACGATGGACCCCGCTTTCACGCACGCGGGTTCACGTCGCAACCTGCTCGGCGGCGACCCGGCCGAAGATCTCGAACGTCTCTTGTCGCTCGAAGAACAAGTCACGAACGATACGCCGCCGATGTTCCTCGTGCACAGCGGCGACGACAAAGCCGTGCCGCTCGAAAACACCCTGCGTCTGATCGCCGCGCTGCGCGCCCACGGAGTCTCGTTCGAAGCACACCTCCACGAGACCGGCGGACACGGCTTCGGCATGCGGCCTTCGGCGAACACGGTCGCCGATTGGCCTGCACGATTCGAAGCGTGGTTGCGTTTCCACGGCTGGCTCCAAGCGCGCGACTGACGACTCGCTCCTGCCACGCGTTCGGCGTCGTCCGGGCCGGCGCTTCGATCCGTTTCGCCGCCGCTTCGTCCCCGTGGAGGTCCGATTCGTACCTTTCCCACGCGTCCGCGAACGGGCGATGCGTCTCGTCGGAGGTATGCGTTCTCCGTCTCGCGGCATTGATGTTCGTGTTCCCAACCCGCTCGCCGTTGGTTGCGTCCTCGTTTCGATCGCTCTCGGCTCCAGCGCTCGGGCTTCCGAAACGTCGCAACGTTCGCTCGGTTTGCGGGAAGCCGTCGAGCTCGCACTCGCCCACAACTACGACTTGGCCATCGAGCGCCTCTCGCCCGAAGTCGCCGAGGCCGACAGCGTCGCCGCTCGCAGCGCCTACGTCCCGAACATCGTCGCCAGCGCCTCCACGCGCCGCTCCGACGATCTGCTCTTCGACGCCACGACCGGCCAGACCACTGGCACTACTTCCGCCACGACGTCCTCGCTCGCCATCGGCGTGAGCGGCGCATTGCCCACCGGCGCGACCTACTCCGTGACCACCGGCCTGTCGCGTTCGACGATCGATCGCGACCTCCTCGCCACCTCCACTTCGGTTCGCACCACGTCCGCCGCGGCCGACGTCGCGGTCGCCGAGATCCGTCAGCCGCTCCTGCGCGGGCGTGCCATCGACGCCGACCGCCTCGCCATCGCCCGGTCGGACATCGGCCTCGAGATCGCAAGCTTGGCACTCGTCGCTCGAGCCCAAGCCACGGCCAGTGCCGTGGAACAAGCCTACTTCGATCTCGTCGCCGCGCGTCACACGCTCGAAGTCCAGCGAACCACCCTCGACCTCGCCCGCCGCACGCTCGAAGACACACTCGCCCGCCTCGCCATCGGCACGATCGCCCCACTCGACGAAAAGGAAGCCCAGTCGCTCGTCGCAGCCAGCGAGGCCGACCTCGTCGATGCGCGACGCGTCCTCCGCGAACGCGAGAACACCCTCAAACTCCTGCTCACCTCGGACTTCTCTTCGTGGCGCTCGCTCGAACTCGTCCCGGCCGACACGCTCGACGAAGCGTATCGCGAATCCAACTACGAGCACAGCGCCGCGCTCGCGCTCACCGAACGTCTCGACCTGCGCACCTACGCGCTCGCCGTCGAAGACTCGACCCTCTCCGCCCGTTACTCCAGCGACCGACGCCTCCCGCAACTCGATCTCGTCGGTTCGCTCGGCTCGAGCGGCACCTCCGACTCGACCAGCGGCGCATGGTCCTCCCTGCGCGACGCCGACCAGCCGAGTGCGGGGATCGGCCTCACGCTCTCGATCCCTTGGACGAATCGTCGCGCCGCCGCCGATTCCCGTGCTGCCGACACTCTCGTTCGTCAGGCCGAACTGCGTTACCAACAAGCCCGCGAGACCGTGCTCGGCCAAATCGACACCGCCGTCTTCGCCGTGGAGACCAACCACCAACGCATCGTCGCCACCCGCGAGGCCCGGGCCTTCGCCGAGGCCGCGCTCGCGGCCGAACAGGACAAGCTCTCAGCCGGACGAAGCACCACGTTCGTCGTCCTCCA from Opitutales bacterium ASA1 encodes the following:
- a CDS encoding Na/Pi cotransporter family protein — translated: MLSTTLAILGSLGMFLFGMRVMSEALQKLSGERLRSMVRAMTGNRFVGVGTGFTVTCLVQSSSASTVMIVSFVNAGLLTLLESIGPILGANLGTTTTFWLVSFLGFKFSVSSIALPIIGIGFPLLFIKKSKVSDTGEFLIGFGLLFLGLLFLKDSVPDIRGNTEALAFIQSFTDRGIVSVLAFFVFGTVLTIIVQSSSVAGAITITMAAKGWIDYPSAAAIILGENVGTTITANLAAITANTAAKRAALAHFCFNIIGVVWAIALFAPFASLIDLLVPGDSADPANIPLHMAGFHTMFNLINIALVIGFVPQLAKLVERLIPERPKPRSEHLKFHSSAIPQTGELNIAEAEEDVRGMGRLTRELLEGFVSIFETPGPDVTERLARLEKAEERSDKKAFEITDYLLKCSAGHLSESTLTRVSSLMRVVAELEDICDCGYRLCVLAERKARKNRQLPPETLREIRAFADVLFQFMDFWSGCIGRPVTSSDMETAFQLESFIDQSRKRLRKESLRRMQASGDAIKAELLYIDILNNMESIGNHSLNILQALRHRE
- a CDS encoding FeoA family protein encodes the protein MEQPNSTVSVRLSSLAAGATAQLRKLPAGGTTFLRLREMGLLPGTKIKLVRRAPLGDPIEIEVRGYHLTLRKEEADLIEVAPC
- the feoB gene encoding ferrous iron transport protein B, with product MESSPLPSETSGSRTAVGGHLPVFALVGNPNCGKTTLFNALTGLRQKVGNYPGVTVEKKVGECFSQHGKLMRLIDLPGSYSLAARSPDEAIMRDVLLGRRADTPQPDRVVCVVDASNLERNLYLATQVIELGLPTILVLNMMDLAALRSVSVDAAALERELGVPVVCCEAASGKGVRELRLVMSREALPPSAWRLPLPAAVEPAVVYIADAATRRPHTEPSARARAEALLLLTEQDKEELEVAGSRHSPEAAHARLAEWTARWRAEEFDWRGAIIGARYEAIGGICERTVRRGETTGETVSDRIDAVLVHPFWGWVALSAVMAFLFLSIFSFAEAPMNWIDAGVAWLSDLVRDAMPAGDVRDLLTDGVVAGVGGVVIFLPQILILFFFIGLLESSGYMARAAFIMDRLMSKVGLNGKSFIPLLSSYACAIPGIMSARTIEEPKDRLVTILVAPLMSCSARLPVYLLLIAALFPSEAVSAWQKTGIMFGMYALGTLGAFAFAWVFKRFLLKGAPPLMIMELPPYRLPSLRNVLLHMYERAMAFLRKAGTIILGISILLWALTTYPKIDDAALADGDSAIAHSVAGRLGHAMEPVIAPLGFNWQIGIGLISSFAAREVFVSSMAVVYSVEEDAEADARPLRDALLDARWEDGRAVFTPLVCLGLMVFYVFAMQCISTTVVVRRETGSWRWPLFQLGYMTGFAYLAALVIHQGGRALGWG
- a CDS encoding alpha/beta hydrolase, with product MTPLRALPHLALVVLSLGFATGARSADVAAPEPEVLLLWPEGVPDLRADAAPERVDQARVSAVHFPTLTVHRPRPEHAVGTAVVVCPGGGYGRLAIDHEGTAVARWLADRGVVAFVLRYRLSEYGHPAPLRDVSRAIRTVRRDAKRFGVAPDRIGVVGFSAGGHLAGSAATLFAHADGRTGAPLDEIDARPDFAALIYPVVTMDPAFTHAGSRRNLLGGDPAEDLERLLSLEEQVTNDTPPMFLVHSGDDKAVPLENTLRLIAALRAHGVSFEAHLHETGGHGFGMRPSANTVADWPARFEAWLRFHGWLQARD